Proteins encoded within one genomic window of Acidobacteriota bacterium:
- a CDS encoding methyltransferase domain-containing protein: MAIDNDRNRVCPVGLASPLEASIRRWLQDPRKILSPFVKEGMTVLDIGCGPGFFSIDLAGMVGRTGKVISADLQDGMLRKLSTRIRGTELEARIHLVKCERDKINVSRKIDFGLAFWMVHEVPDKLGFFKQLKAIMNDKARILMVEPKLFHVSRKEFEATTSLAEDAGFVVSRGPRLLLSWSAVLGNA, from the coding sequence ATGGCCATCGACAACGACAGGAACCGTGTTTGCCCCGTTGGGCTCGCGAGTCCGCTCGAAGCCAGCATCAGACGGTGGCTGCAGGATCCGCGGAAGATCCTCTCTCCCTTCGTCAAAGAGGGGATGACCGTTCTCGACATCGGTTGTGGCCCGGGGTTCTTCTCAATCGACCTGGCGGGGATGGTCGGCCGGACGGGGAAGGTCATCTCCGCCGACCTGCAGGATGGGATGTTGCGGAAGCTCAGCACCAGGATCCGCGGAACGGAACTGGAAGCACGGATTCACCTGGTGAAGTGCGAACGGGACAAGATCAACGTTTCACGGAAGATCGACTTCGGGTTGGCTTTCTGGATGGTCCACGAGGTGCCCGACAAGCTCGGCTTCTTCAAGCAGCTCAAGGCCATCATGAACGACAAGGCACGAATCCTCATGGTCGAACCGAAGTTGTTCCACGTGTCGCGCAAGGAGTTCGAGGCAACAACTTCCCTGGCTGAGGATGCCGGATTCGTCGTCAGTCGAGGGCCGCGATTGCTGCTGTCCTGGTCCGCCGTCTTGGGGAATGCCTGA